In Bradyrhizobium sp. WD16, the genomic stretch CGAAGGGCCGCGCGGCGGTCCCGGCATGCGGGAAATGTTGCAGACCACCGCCGCGCTGACCGGGCAGGGGATGGGCGGCAAGATCGCCCTGATCACCGACGGCCGATTTTCCGGAGCGACGCGCGGTTTCTGCATCGGCCATATCGGGCCCGAGGCCGCGGTGGGTGGACCGATCGCCCTGATCCGCGACGGAGACATCATCGACATCGACGCCACCGCCGGCACCCTCGCGGTGCGGCTGTCGGATGCCGAACTGGCGCAGCGCCGCACCGCCTGGCAGCCGCGTCCGACGAATTATACTTCCGGCGTGCTTTGGAAATATGCCCAGCAGGTCGGTCCGGCGCTGGCCGGAGCCGTCACCCACCCCGGCGCAGCCCATGAGAGTCGGCAATATGCGGATCTGTGACCCTGTCGCGTTCGCGGTCGTGATCGGCGCCGCCTTGGTCGCCGCGCCGGCTCATGCCTTCGAAGGCAACGCGATCAACGGCAATGCGGCGGCGCCGCTGCCGGTCGTCTCGCCCCAGGGGGGCGTCGCCGCCGCGCTGAAGAAGGCGGTGCCGCCGGCGACCAGCCTGTCGTCGCTGCAATACGCCGCCGAGGGCGGCCATCCGGTGGCGCAGTGGAAGCTCGGCCAGATGTACGCCAGCGGCGACGGTGTCGCCCAGGACGACCTGCGCGCCTTCGACTATTTCAGCAAGATCGCCAACGCCCATGCCGAGGACAACCCGTCGGGGCCTCAGGCGGCGATCGTCGCCAATGCCTTCGTCGCGCTCGGCCGCTACTATCTCGACGGCATTCCCAACACCAAGGTCAAGGCCGATCCGGAGCGGGCGCGGGAGATGTTCTCCTATGCCGCGTCCTATTTCGGCAATGCGGAAGCCCAGTACAATCTGGCGCGGCTCTATCTCGACGGCATCGGGATTCCGAAGGATGCCAAATACGGCGTGCGCTGGCTCGGCCTCGCCGCCCAGAAGGGCCAGCATCAGGCCCAGGCCCTGCTCGGCCAGATGCTGTTCAACGGCATCAACCTGCAGCGCCAGGCCGCCCGCGGCCTGATGTGGCTGACCCTGGCGCGCGACAGCGCAACCTCCGACGAGACCTGGATCAAGGAGAGCTACAACGCCGCGCTCGCCAAGGCCTCGGAAGACGACCGCGCCATGGCGCTGCAGATGCTCGAGCGCTGGCTCCAGGGGCGGCGGGATTAGTCGCCGGGATTGGTGGGAGGCGCAGCGTCAGCCCCTTGCACCGTCATGGCCGGGCTCAGTCCCGGCCATCCACGTCTTCCCTGCCGAGGTACCGCAAAAGTCGTCCCCACCTAGTCGTCACCGCCCGCGAGAAAGCGGGCGCTCCAGTACTCCGCGAGGGTGCGAAAGGGCACGACGGCAGCATTCGTCTAAGTCGCGCTCAACCCAGCCATTGACGAGACGGATGATTGGCTCGCAGGTCGAGCCGGGCGATGACGCCGGTGCCGAGGATTGGCACGGCCTTGTTGGTGTTTCGATCCGCGCTCCCGCACGGGGAGCGACCAGAGACGTGGACGAAATTCATCGTGCCGGATCGTTTCGATCTCGCGCTGCAGCCGCTCGTTCTCCTGCCGTTCGTGCTTCGTCTGCCCATGGCCCGGAACGGCCCAGGTCGGTGCTGAGCTCCTTGATGCACTTGCGCAGGACGTCCTCGTGAAGGTCCAAATCCCGCGCCGCCGCGGACAACCTAAAATAGGCCGCAGCCTCCTTCGCAAACAAAGTGACATGAAGTTCGGCTTCGCCGCGAAGCACTGGACGATCTGGCCGCGTCCCAAAGCTATATGCTCTGTGGGCGTCGCAGTCGCGAGAGACCAGTCTGGTTGAACCGCGTCCCATCGTCAGATCCCCTCAGCGACCAGCCCTCGGCGGCAAGGAAGGCCAGCTTCGTCGCCAGATTGCCGACCTGTGGGCGAGTTGCACGCGGCAGCCAGTTGTAAATTGTCGTATTG encodes the following:
- a CDS encoding tetratricopeptide repeat protein; this translates as MRICDPVAFAVVIGAALVAAPAHAFEGNAINGNAAAPLPVVSPQGGVAAALKKAVPPATSLSSLQYAAEGGHPVAQWKLGQMYASGDGVAQDDLRAFDYFSKIANAHAEDNPSGPQAAIVANAFVALGRYYLDGIPNTKVKADPERAREMFSYAASYFGNAEAQYNLARLYLDGIGIPKDAKYGVRWLGLAAQKGQHQAQALLGQMLFNGINLQRQAARGLMWLTLARDSATSDETWIKESYNAALAKASEDDRAMALQMLERWLQGRRD